The segment CTGTGCGTCGACCGCCGGCAGGCGCGACACGGGCAGCTCCAGCGTCATGCCGGCGCGCACGAGGCCCAGCGAGGTCGGTCCGGCAGCGCCCTGCGGCTTGGTCCAGAACTGCCACACGTGGCCGGCCGGCACCTCGGAGGGCGCGCCGACGGGCACCAGCTTCAGCGTGCCGCCGCTGCTCATCTCGACCACCCAGCCGGTGGACTGGTCGGCAGGGCTCTGCAGCAGCGTCACATAGCGCTCGGCGGCGGGCGGGGGCGTCAACACCTGCACGGCGAGGAACAGGGACATGGCCAGGGCCGCGCCGGCCAGGCCTTGCCACAGGCGCAGGCTCTGCCACCAGGAGGCCCTGGGCGCGGGCGGCCGCGCCGCCGCCGCGGCAGGGGCGCTGTTGCCGAGCGCGGCCTCGATGCGCCGCCACAGGGTGGGGCTGGGCGTAGCCGGCGCGGCGCGGGCGCTCAGCGCCAGCAGCCGGTCCTGCCATGCGAACACCGCGGCCCGCAAGTCGCGGTCCGAGGCCAGGGCCTCGGCCACCGCGCGGCGGTCCTCGGCGTCCAGCGTGCCCAGCACATATTCGCCGGCCGCGGCCTCGCGCTCTTCGGGCTTGCTGAAATCGATCACGCCAGGCACTCCTTCAGGCTGGCCAGGCTGCGCCGGATCCACGACTTCACCGTGCCGATGGGCGTGTTCATGCGCGCGGCAATCTGCTCGTGGGTGTAGCCATCGACAAAGGCATGCAGCACGCAGGCGCGGCGGACTTCCTCCAGGCGCTGCAGGCAGCGCTCGAGGCTCTCGGTGTCCAGCCCGCGGTCATCCGCTTCGCCGCCCGCGTGCTGCTGCGCATCGGCCATGGCCGCTAGCTCCTGTGGATCCAGCGTTTGCACCGCCCGGGCGCCGCTCACCTCGCGCAAGGCGCGATGCCGCACGATGGTGTAGATCCAGCCGCGCGCCGAGCCCAGCGAGGGATCGAAGGTGCGCGCGTGTTGCCAGACCTGCAGAAAGGCCTCCTGCAGCACGTCTTCGGCCAGCTCGCGATCCCGCACGATGCGCAGCGCCACGCCCAGCAGCCAGCGCGACTCACGCTCATAGAGCGCGCGCAGCGCAAAGCGCTCGCCGCGCGCGCAGGCGAGCACGGCGGCTTCATAGTCGAAGGGCGAGGCTTCAGGCATGCATGACGCGGCTGGAGAGTCCGCCGACTCTAACAGCCGGGTCCGGGCTCAGACGGCTTTCCAGAAGATGTAGTCGGCCTGGTACTTGACGATCTCCTTGCGGCCCAGGGTGCCGGCGTCGCAGGCCGACGAGGGCGCCACACCGCCCTGGGTCGCAACGCGCTGGATGTAGCTGGTGCCGCTCATGGCACCGCTGCCCATCGCGGGGTTGGCCTTGACGAGCTGGAGCGGGATGCTGCCGGCGGCGGCGGGCGCCACGGCCAGCTGCGCGCCGGTGACCTTCGAGCCATCGTCGGCAGCCCAGGTGGCGGGCGGTCCGTAATAGGTGCCGATCTTCGCGCCGGCGCGGTTCTTCAGATCGGCCTGCGGACCGACGAACACCCACTCATAGGCCATGGTGCCGGCCTTGGCGCGGCACTCATAGGTGATCTCGCCCACGCCCACGGTTTCGAGCGCGACCACATGGCCGGCCGGCACCTTGACCGCCTCGGGCAGGGCGTCCTGGCTGAACTTCTTCGCCATGGGGGCCGAGGGCATCTGGCTGCAGGCCGCCAGGCCGGCCAGCAGGGTGAGGGCCATCGAGAGGGGAACGAGTTGACGCATGGGATGCTCCTGTTGGGTGGACCGCGAAATGCGGCTTCCACTCCCCACTAGCCGGCCCGAGGCCATCCGGATGCAGGGGCCGGAAAAAATTTTCCGGCCTGGTGGGAACTTCAGGATGATTGCTGGCGATCGCGGCGGGTTTGAGTTCAGGCAGCTCTCGACCCGGAGAGATCTTTGATGAGCCCGAAGTGCAGTGCCGCGAAGCAGCCACCAACCCAGTGGGCAGCTGCCTGCAAGTCTCAACTGATTGTTGAGACTGGTAGTTCTCGCGACGAGCGACCGGGCTAACCTAGAGCTACACCTTCACTGTCACCGCGAAATAGGTCGCCAAGCCCAACTCAGCAGAGAGCATTGATGCAGCTTATCTTCAGCTTCCGGACTCGCCGCAAGAGCTCGTCGTCAGGGCAAGCCCAGTTTCGACAGCACCGGCATATGGGAGGCTTGGTGCTCGCGGTGGCGTTCACACTGCTGGGTTGCCGGCCCAGTGCCGAGGAGGAAGCCAAGGCGGCTGCGCGCTTGAAGGCTGAGGCGCAGCGGCAGGAAGAGCTTTGCCGTGATCGGGCCGACTGTGGCGAGAGGCCGCCGGCGGAGCTCAAGGTTGACTACAAAGAACACGCCCTTCGCAAGTGGAACAACCATTGGTTCTTGGTGCCCAGGGACTACAACGCGGCTCAAGGCATGGGCTTTCTGTGGCCCCTTGAGAGGGCTCGCCTCAAGGGGCCGTCCGGGTATGACCCCAATGTGTGGGCGATTGAACTGCATATCCGTTCCCACGACATCCCACCAGAGCCTCGTGGCTACGTGCGCATCCAGCTTGCCGAGC is part of the Shinella sp. XGS7 genome and harbors:
- a CDS encoding DUF3455 domain-containing protein, yielding MRQLVPLSMALTLLAGLAACSQMPSAPMAKKFSQDALPEAVKVPAGHVVALETVGVGEITYECRAKAGTMAYEWVFVGPQADLKNRAGAKIGTYYGPPATWAADDGSKVTGAQLAVAPAAAGSIPLQLVKANPAMGSGAMSGTSYIQRVATQGGVAPSSACDAGTLGRKEIVKYQADYIFWKAV
- a CDS encoding sigma-70 family RNA polymerase sigma factor; its protein translation is MPEASPFDYEAAVLACARGERFALRALYERESRWLLGVALRIVRDRELAEDVLQEAFLQVWQHARTFDPSLGSARGWIYTIVRHRALREVSGARAVQTLDPQELAAMADAQQHAGGEADDRGLDTESLERCLQRLEEVRRACVLHAFVDGYTHEQIAARMNTPIGTVKSWIRRSLASLKECLA
- a CDS encoding anti-sigma factor domain-containing protein; translated protein: MIDFSKPEEREAAAGEYVLGTLDAEDRRAVAEALASDRDLRAAVFAWQDRLLALSARAAPATPSPTLWRRIEAALGNSAPAAAAARPPAPRASWWQSLRLWQGLAGAALAMSLFLAVQVLTPPPAAERYVTLLQSPADQSTGWVVEMSSGGTLKLVPVGAPSEVPAGHVWQFWTKPQGAAGPTSLGLVRAGMTLELPVSRLPAVDAQQLFEITLEPEGGSPIGRPTGPILYVGTSIRL